The DNA region GCGTCACCGCCGTCGCGTGACAGACGCACCAGCGCCCGGTCGTGGTCGGGGTGGCGCACCTGGGCGCCCGCCCACGTCCACTTCTCGTCCTCCGCGGCGCCGAGCGCGTCGATGTCGAGGAGCGTTTCCCATGCGGGATCGTCCTTGCGGTACTGCTCCGGCGTCGTACGCCGCCACACGCCCCGGGCGTGGTCCGCGTCCCGCCAGAAGTTGTAGAGGTACGCCCCCCGTCGGACCGCATAGGGAATGCGGTCCGACGCGTCCAGCACCTCCCGCAGGCTCTTCTTCAGGGAGGCGAACCCCGCTCCGCCGGCCAGCGCGGCCTTCGTCTCGGCGTTCCGCTCGGCCACCCATGCGAGAGCGGCCTCGCTCTCGACGTCTTCCAGCCACAGGTACGGATCGTCATCAGTCACACACGCATTGTGCCCGGTCCCCGGCACCCGGCGGGACCACCGCGGTCCGTCCCGCTCGCCACGCCGGTCACCCGCTCCGCTCGACGCTCCACAGCGGCAGGTGCTCGAAGAAGGTGACGGCCTCCTCCCGCCAGCGTGACCGCCAGCCGGCCGCCACCAGGGACGCCTCCTCCGCATGCCGCCGCATCTCGGCCCGCACCTTCTCCGCCACTCCGCGACGTTCGGCGATCTCCCGCACGGCGGCGATGGCCTCGGGTGTGCACGACGGGTCGCCGAACGCCGATTCCACCACGGCCCGCTCGGCGCCACCGACCACGGACAGCAGAGCGCTGACGGTGTAACTGCGCCTGCCGTCGCGGATATCGGTGCCGGTGGGCTTGCCCGTCAGGTCCGCGTCGCCGAACAGGTCCAGACAGTCGTCGCGCATCTGCCCGCAGATCCCGACCAGTCGCGCGTAATGCCGCAGTTCCTGGTCGAACGCCGCCGGCTGCCCGCCCGCCGCGAGCAGCCCCAGCCGCAACGGAGCGAGCACGGAGTAGCGGGCGGACTTGAAGTCGGCCACGGAGTGCAGGACGTCCTCGCCGGGCACGGCGGCGGTGAAGTCCCGTTCCAGGTCGGCGATCTGGCCCACGAAGGTGTCGGCCGCCGCCTCCGTCTGCACCTCGGCCATCGCCTGACGCAACGCCACGGGCAGCCGCGCCTCCAGAAGCACCCGCAGGGACAGTGCCAGCGCCAGGTCGCCCGCGAGTACGGTGAGACCGAGTGCCGCCTGCGGGTGGTGAGGGAACCGGTCGCGGTAGGCGTAGTACGTCGACGGGCCGCCCCGGCGGGTGGGGCTGTCGTCGATGAGGTCGTCGTGCACCAGGCCGTGGGTGTGCAGCAACTCGACGCTCAGCGCGGCGGCGTCCAGCCCCTCGGCGGGTTCGGTGCTCACCAGCCCGGCCGCTTCGTGGAGCAGCACGACCCGCATCCGCTTGCCACCGCGCAGGGACAGCTCCCGCAGCAACTGGACGCACTCCGGGACGTACCGGCTGAAGGCCGGTGTGTCCAGGGTCCTGCCCAACGTGTCGAAGTACTCCTCGAGCAGTGCGTTGAACCGCCGCTCGTGGGCTGCGGCACGCTCCAGCATCCGCTCCACGGGGCCGGTGGTGTGGGTCATCTGACAACTTCCTGCTCGCGCCGCATCCGTCGAGGAGATCATCCCTGACGCGGATCTCCGGCCCCGCGGGAGGGCGCACGCTCCCGCCCGCGTGGTCACCGGGCGGCCAGGGCCTCGATCTCGACGAGCATGCCGGGATCCGACAGGGCCGCCACCTCGGCCAGGAGACTGGCCGGGCGGCAGCCGGCTGCGTCCAGCACGTCCGTGACCACGTCGTAGTGGGCGGTCACAGCCGCGATGTCCGTGGTGAACAGACGCAACTGGACGATGTCACGCAGAGCGAAATCGGCTTCGCGCAGTGTCTCGTCCAGCCGCTGGAAGGTCAGCCGCAGCTGTCCGCAGACGTCTCCGGGATGGGCGATGGCACCCTCCGCGTCACGGGCCTCGTGCCCGGAGACGACCAGCCAGCGCTGAGGGCCGGCGAGGAGGACGGCGTGGTTGTAGCCCAGCTTGCCGCCGAAGTATCGGGGACCGATGTCCGTGCGCTCCATGGTGTCTCCTGGGCAAGGTGGCCCGGACAGATGTCCAGGCAGCCTGATGAGGGACAGGTGTTTTTCGGCCAGTATGCGTCGTATCAACCTGGTCGTGCAGGCCGGGCGGACGCCGCTCGCCCCCGCGGGTGGGGAGGCCGTCGGCGGGCCGGGTGGCGGATCGGCCCCGGGACGTGCCGCCGGTCTTCGAGGGCGGCGTCGTCGACGGGCTCGAAGGAGCGGAGACCGAACATCGCGACACGGCAGTCGGGCTTTCCCACGTGCGTCAAGCCGCGCGGGGAATCTTTCGGGGGATACCGCGTGATCGTTTCCCGACCGGGTAGCGGACGGAAATGTTCAGGCACAGGCGTGTACGTGTGGTGACCGTTCTGCTCATCGGCTGGGTGGTACTGGCCTCGGTGGAGCACTGGGCGGAAAGGGTTCCCTGGCCGAGGGCGTCGCCGGCCGGGCTGCTGTGGGCCGGTGTGGTGGCCGGCGCCTGGTGGTTCGCTGAGTGGACGCAGTCCCCCGGGCGCACCGCCCGCCGCTCCCCTCCTCCAGGGCGTACGCGTCCGGAAGCCTCAGGTGCCCACCAGCCGGAGCGAGGCCCAGAGCGCCACCGTGGCCAGGGCGAGGGCGGCGGGAGCCGTGAGCAGACCGAGGCGGCTGAACTCCTTCAGCCGGACGTCGTGACCGTGCCGACGGGCGATGTGCCGCCACAACAGGGTGGCCAGCGAACCCGCGTACGTCAGATTGGGGCCGATGTTGACACCGACGAGCATCGCGAGGACCGCGCCGGGGCCGGAGGGGGCGGCCAGCGGCACGAGCGCGAGTACCGCCGGCAGGTTGTTGATGAGGTTGGCGAGCAGGGCGGCGACACCGGCCGTGGCGAGCAGGGCGGGCAGTGACGTGCCCTGCGGCAGGACGTGGCCGAGAGCCGTACCGAGCCCGTTGTCGACGACGGCCCGGACGACGACGCCGAGGGCGAGGACGAACGCCAGGAACTCCGGCGAGGCGGCGCGCACGATCCCGGGCACGGAGGTGTGGCGCCGGGAGAGCGCCCGCGCGGCCATGACGAGGGCTCCCGCCGCGGCGACCCAGACCGGGGCCACGTCGAACACCGAGGCCACGGGAAACCCGACGAGTGTGGCGGCGACCGTCACCACGGCGAACCACGGTGTGTCCGGTTGCCCTTCGGGCGTGCTTCGGGCGGGCGGCGCGCTCAGGTCGGCGGCGAAGAAGCGGCGGAACACCGCGTACTCGACGGCGATCGCGACCAGCCAGGGCAGCAGCATCAACACGGCGAACCGGGTGAAGGACAGCCCGGTGGCGGTGAACGCGAGCAGATTCGTGAGGTTCGAGACCGGCAGCAGCAGGGACGCCGTGTTGGACAGGTGGGCACTGGCGTACACATGCGGTTTCGGCCGCACTCCCATCCGGGCGGCCGTCGCGAAGATCACCGGGGTGAGCAGGACCACGGTGGCGTCCAGGCTCAGGGCCGCGGTGATCGCCGAGGCGAGCACGAAGACCGAGCCCAGCAGCCGCGAGGGACTCGTGCCGGCCCAGCGGGCCATCCAGCCACCACAGGCGCGGAAGAGTCCCTCGTCCGCACAGAGCCGGGCCAGGACGAGGACGGCCGCGAGGAACCCGATCACCGGTCCCAGCCGGCCTGCCTCCTCGCGCACGTGTGCCCACGGAATGGCGCCGGACAGGACGACCACCGCGGCAGCCGGTACCGCGAACGCCGCTTCGGGCAGACGGAACGGCCGCACCACGGCGCAGACCAGTACCAGGCCGAGCATGGCCACGGACAGGAACTCGCTGATCATGCCGTGATGATCCCCGACCCCGGAGGGCGCGGGGCTTCTCGGAGCGTCCGGAGCGACGGCGTGGCGCCGGACCGGCCCAGACGGCGACCGGTCCACCGCCCCGCGTGCTTCGCCCGCGGGGCCCCGGCCGTCCCGGGCCTCCCGCCCGTCACGGGGCCAGCGAGCGCCAGATCCGGTCCGGCAGGATCCGGGCCGCCTCTTCCAGGTCCACGTCGTCGATCCCGGCGAGATGGCGGCGGGCCACGCCGATGACCGGGCCGAGGACCAACGACTCGATCAACGCCAAAGGCATTCGGGCGACTTCACCCGACTCGATCCTGGGCTCGACCCACTGGGCGAAGGCGGATATCCGCGCCTCCTGCGCGTCCCGGAGCTCCTGGCCCCGCCGCATGCCGTCGCGGTCGGCCAAGGGGGAGTGCAGGAACAGGGCGGCGTCCCGGTGCTCCCGGACGAACGCCAGATAGGCCCGCACGAGAGCACGGACCCCGGTGCGAGCGGTACGGGTCCTCCGAAGGGCGGCTTCCAGCTCGCCCAGCAGCCGGCCGAGCCAGCGGTGCGTCAGCGCCGCCACGAGCCCGTCGATGCTGCCGAAGTGATGGTAGAGGCTGCCCAGGCTGACCCCGCTGGCCCGTGTGACGGCGCTGACCGTGACGCCCCGCTCGCCGTTGGCGACATAGACGCGCAGTGCCGCGTCGAGAAGCAAGTCAGCTGTGATCTCGCCGCGTTGCTGCTTGGGGCTCATTGGAATCCCTGCTTGTTCTTGGAGTAGCTTTCTAGAAACTGTTTCTTATCCTAACGGGGTTGATGTGATGGAGCTGAGAGGGAGCGGAGCGGAGCCGCTGGAGGAGGAGGACCCGCCCCGCATCGGGCCGATTCCGCTGGCGGGCCGGCTCGGGTCCGGTGGCATGGGGCGGGTGTACCTCGGGTTCCACGAGGGCCGGTACGTCGCCGTCAAGCAGCTGCTGGCCTCCGTCGTCGGTGAGGACGAGGACTTCCTGCGCCGGTTCGGGCACGAGCTGGACAACCTCTCCCGGCTGCCGGCGACAGCCACCGCCCCGCTGCTCGCCAGCGACCGCACCGCTCGTCCTCCGTGGTTCGCCACCGGGTACGTTCCCGGGCTGACCCTCCGGCAGGCCCTCGACCTGCACGGACGCCCACTGCCGTCACGGGCGCTCTGGTTGCTGCTGAAGGAGGCGGCCCAGGGCCTGACAGCGGTGCACGCCCTGGGCATGGTGCACCGGGACGTCAAGCCGTCCAACGTCATGCTCACCCTGGACGGCCTGACCCTCATCGACTTCGGTGTGGCCCGGGCCGCGGAGCAGAGCCGGCTGACCCGGACCGGCATGGTCGTCGGCACGCCCGCCTACATGGCTCCCGAACAGGCCGTCGCGACAGGCGGATCGCCCGGCGCGGCCGATGTGTTCGCCCTCGGTTCGGTGCTGGTGTACGCGGCGTGCCGGCGACCGCCCTTCGGAGACGACGCGGGACACGGCGTGCTGTACCGCATCGTCCACCAAGAACCCGATCTGGAGCCGCTGCGGGGGCTGGACCCGGAACTGGCCGAGGTCGTCGAGGCATGTCTCGCCAAGGACCCCGAGGCCCGGCCCACGGCCGCCGCCTTACTCGAACGCGCCGTGGCGCACGGCCCCTTCGTCGCACCGCTGTGGCCCGATTCCGTCACCGCACTCCTGGACGAGCGGGCCGCGTTCGCCGCGGAGGTGCGGAGGGCCGACGTGCCCACCGTGCCGCTCGGTGGCGGGAAGCCCGAAAGGGAGAAGCAGTCCGGCACCGGCCCGGAGCCCGGGCGGGGCACCGGGCCCGACGCGGGCCCCGCCCTACCGCGCTCCGAGAGGCCGGGACGCCGCCGGAACCGCCTCCTGCTCGCCGTCGTCCCCGTCGTGGCCGGTGGTGTCACCCTGGCCGTCCAGTACCTGCCGTACGTCACCTCGCCGCCTCCCGGCGCGCAGGCGACACCGTCCGCCTCGGCTCCGGTGTCGGCCGGCGCGGGGCCTTCCGCCGCGGGCGCGGATCCTTCGGAGGCGGTGACACCGGACGAGTCGCCGGCGGGGGACAAGGACGGGAAGAAGGGCGGTGAGCACGGCAAGGACAAGAACGAAGACAGGGAGGAGAAGGAGAAGGGGGGAGGGACGGGCGCCTCCGCCGGTGGTTCCGGGGGCGCCTCGGCCGGCGCGCGGGAGGGTGGCGGCGCGAACGGCGGATCGAGCACCCCGGGAGGGGGCTCAGGCACGCCCGGCGGAGGCGGCGGTGCGGGCGACGCGGGTGGCTCCGGCGTGTCCGCCGGTTCCGGTGGTTCCAGCGGCTCCGGCGGCGGTAGCCCGGCCCCGCCCGCTCCCGCCACACCCCGCTACGGCAACGGAAGCACCGGCGACTGCCTCATCGTGGTCTACGGAGCCGCGGACCACGGAAGTTGCTCGGACCCGACCGCCCGCTGGACCGTGCGCGGCAGGTCGGACGGCAGCTTCACGCTCGTCAGCGCGAAGACCGGACAGTGCCTGTACGCCAACTTCATCGGCCAGGCGGTTTTCGCGGGGGACTGCTCGGCCTTCGGCACGAGCCGGCTGTGGCGCACGGGCTCCGGCGGCAGCCTCCACAGCGAGTTCAGCGACGGCTGCCTCGACCTGAACATGGCCGGCGGACTGGTGACCAAGCCGTGCTCCGGGGCCGCGTCGCAACGGTGGACCAAGCGTTAGCGGACGGTGACACCGGTGAGCCGGGCCGGTTCGCCGACCGAGCACGGTGCGCCGCGGCTCCTGTGGCCACAGCGCGCTCCCGCGGCACACACCACGGCGACGCCCGTGGTCCTGTCCCCGGCCGGACCGCCATGAAACAGTGCGTGTCCGAGGAGCGGGCCGGACCCTGACGGCGCGTCCGGTCGGGGAGCACGTGGCCGCGCACCGGACGAGGCCATGCCGCTCACGCCCGTGACGACGCGCCCCGTTCGAGGGTGCCGGGAGGTTGGACCATGCACCACATCCGTGCCCGACGCGCCGTGGCGGGGGTGGCGGCCGCACTCGCCCTCGTACTGCCCGCGGCCTGCGGTGAGGGCGGTACGCGGACGTCCCCGGCCATCGCTTCCCCGGCGGCCGGAGCACCGGGTACGGCCCTGCGGGGCGCGCAGCCGACCGTTGCGGGCACCGCCGCCGCGTTCGAGGAACTCGAGGGGAAGTTCGACGCACGGCTGGGGGTGTACGCCCTCGACACCGGAACCGGACGCGAGGTGACGCACCACGCCGACGAGCGGTTCGCCTACGCGTCCACCTTCAAGGCGCTGGCCGCGGGAGCCGTGCTCCGGACGTACACGGTGAGCGGGACGGACCGGCTGATCACCTACGCGAAGGAGGACCTCGTCCCCAACTCACCCGTCACGGAGAAGCACCTCGGTGCGGGGATGACCCTGGACGCCCTGTGCGACGCCGCCGTCCGGCACAGCGACAACACCGCGGCCAACCTCCTCCTGGAACAGCTGGGCGGACCGCGGGGGCTGGACGCCATGCTGGAACAACTGGGCGACGACGACACCCACATGGAACGCCGGGAGCCCGAACTGAGCCGCTGGGACCCGGATTCCACCAGGGACACGACCACACCGCGCGCCTTCGCCGAGGATCTGCGCGCGTTCGTGCTCGGGGACGTCATGGGCGAAGCCGAACGCACCCGGCTGACGCACTGGCTGCGCACCAACACCACCGGGGACGAGGTCATCAGGGCCGGGGTGCCCCGGGGCTGGACCGTCGGAGACAAGACCGGAACCGGAATCGGCTATGGCGTCCGCAACGACATCGCCGTGCTGTGGCCGCCCGGCCGCGCCCCCGTCGTCGTCGCGATCATGTCGAACCGTGGCCGCGAGGACGACACGCACGACGACCGGCTGATCGCGGAAGCGGCGGCCGTGGTGACCGGCGCACTCCCGTGACGGCGCTGCCACCGAAGCGGGCCGTCCCCGGGCCGTCAGCGCTCCTGAACCGGCGGCGCTCCCCGACCCCGGTGGTGGTCCCGGGCCAGGAGCGCCTCCGGCAGGGGCTCCCGGTGCACGATGTGGAGGCGGGAGACGGCCCGGGTGAGGGCCACGTACAGGCGGTGCGGCCCCCGGGGCTC from Streptomyces sp. NBC_01754 includes:
- a CDS encoding SLC13 family permease, with amino-acid sequence MISEFLSVAMLGLVLVCAVVRPFRLPEAAFAVPAAAVVVLSGAIPWAHVREEAGRLGPVIGFLAAVLVLARLCADEGLFRACGGWMARWAGTSPSRLLGSVFVLASAITAALSLDATVVLLTPVIFATAARMGVRPKPHVYASAHLSNTASLLLPVSNLTNLLAFTATGLSFTRFAVLMLLPWLVAIAVEYAVFRRFFAADLSAPPARSTPEGQPDTPWFAVVTVAATLVGFPVASVFDVAPVWVAAAGALVMAARALSRRHTSVPGIVRAASPEFLAFVLALGVVVRAVVDNGLGTALGHVLPQGTSLPALLATAGVAALLANLINNLPAVLALVPLAAPSGPGAVLAMLVGVNIGPNLTYAGSLATLLWRHIARRHGHDVRLKEFSRLGLLTAPAALALATVALWASLRLVGT
- a CDS encoding Rid family hydrolase, coding for MERTDIGPRYFGGKLGYNHAVLLAGPQRWLVVSGHEARDAEGAIAHPGDVCGQLRLTFQRLDETLREADFALRDIVQLRLFTTDIAAVTAHYDVVTDVLDAAGCRPASLLAEVAALSDPGMLVEIEALAAR
- the bla gene encoding class A beta-lactamase — encoded protein: MHHIRARRAVAGVAAALALVLPAACGEGGTRTSPAIASPAAGAPGTALRGAQPTVAGTAAAFEELEGKFDARLGVYALDTGTGREVTHHADERFAYASTFKALAAGAVLRTYTVSGTDRLITYAKEDLVPNSPVTEKHLGAGMTLDALCDAAVRHSDNTAANLLLEQLGGPRGLDAMLEQLGDDDTHMERREPELSRWDPDSTRDTTTPRAFAEDLRAFVLGDVMGEAERTRLTHWLRTNTTGDEVIRAGVPRGWTVGDKTGTGIGYGVRNDIAVLWPPGRAPVVVAIMSNRGREDDTHDDRLIAEAAAVVTGALP
- a CDS encoding polyprenyl synthetase family protein, with protein sequence MTHTTGPVERMLERAAAHERRFNALLEEYFDTLGRTLDTPAFSRYVPECVQLLRELSLRGGKRMRVVLLHEAAGLVSTEPAEGLDAAALSVELLHTHGLVHDDLIDDSPTRRGGPSTYYAYRDRFPHHPQAALGLTVLAGDLALALSLRVLLEARLPVALRQAMAEVQTEAAADTFVGQIADLERDFTAAVPGEDVLHSVADFKSARYSVLAPLRLGLLAAGGQPAAFDQELRHYARLVGICGQMRDDCLDLFGDADLTGKPTGTDIRDGRRSYTVSALLSVVGGAERAVVESAFGDPSCTPEAIAAVREIAERRGVAEKVRAEMRRHAEEASLVAAGWRSRWREEAVTFFEHLPLWSVERSG
- a CDS encoding serine/threonine-protein kinase, with the protein product MELRGSGAEPLEEEDPPRIGPIPLAGRLGSGGMGRVYLGFHEGRYVAVKQLLASVVGEDEDFLRRFGHELDNLSRLPATATAPLLASDRTARPPWFATGYVPGLTLRQALDLHGRPLPSRALWLLLKEAAQGLTAVHALGMVHRDVKPSNVMLTLDGLTLIDFGVARAAEQSRLTRTGMVVGTPAYMAPEQAVATGGSPGAADVFALGSVLVYAACRRPPFGDDAGHGVLYRIVHQEPDLEPLRGLDPELAEVVEACLAKDPEARPTAAALLERAVAHGPFVAPLWPDSVTALLDERAAFAAEVRRADVPTVPLGGGKPEREKQSGTGPEPGRGTGPDAGPALPRSERPGRRRNRLLLAVVPVVAGGVTLAVQYLPYVTSPPPGAQATPSASAPVSAGAGPSAAGADPSEAVTPDESPAGDKDGKKGGEHGKDKNEDREEKEKGGGTGASAGGSGGASAGAREGGGANGGSSTPGGGSGTPGGGGGAGDAGGSGVSAGSGGSSGSGGGSPAPPAPATPRYGNGSTGDCLIVVYGAADHGSCSDPTARWTVRGRSDGSFTLVSAKTGQCLYANFIGQAVFAGDCSAFGTSRLWRTGSGGSLHSEFSDGCLDLNMAGGLVTKPCSGAASQRWTKR
- a CDS encoding TetR/AcrR family transcriptional regulator, with the translated sequence MSPKQQRGEITADLLLDAALRVYVANGERGVTVSAVTRASGVSLGSLYHHFGSIDGLVAALTHRWLGRLLGELEAALRRTRTARTGVRALVRAYLAFVREHRDAALFLHSPLADRDGMRRGQELRDAQEARISAFAQWVEPRIESGEVARMPLALIESLVLGPVIGVARRHLAGIDDVDLEEAARILPDRIWRSLAP